Proteins encoded by one window of Glycine soja cultivar W05 chromosome 15, ASM419377v2, whole genome shotgun sequence:
- the LOC114386193 gene encoding uncharacterized protein LOC114386193, giving the protein MDLNFRAQFVIARPTQRFLKVLATVPDVFIRGAEELKHTISTTCDTVRRCFRSRGLLVPPWRKNRFMQNKWLGPCRRTVRDTSMGFNGGVSCRVVGFDNVVSEAGSGSSSGVVVRTR; this is encoded by the coding sequence ATGGACCTCAACTTCCGAGCACAGTTCGTGATCGCACGCCCGACACAACGATTCTTGAAGGTGCTGGCCACCGTCCCCGACGTGTTCATCAGGGGCGCGGAGGAGTTGAAACACACCATTTCAACTACGTGTGACACCGTGAGGAGGTGTTTTAGGAGCAGGGGGCTTCTGGTTCCGCCGTGGAGGAAGAACCGGTTCATGCAAAACAAGTGGTTGGGGCCTTGTCGCCGAACCGTGAGAGATACTTCCATGGGATTTAACGGTGGTGTTAGTTGTAGGGTGGTGGGGTTCGACAACGTCGTTTCAGAAGCGGGAAGTGGCAGTAGCAGTGGCGTTGTTGTTCGTACGAGATGA